The genomic stretch GAAGGAGGGGCACTCGGACAGGCGCACGTTGCGCGGCACGATGACCTCGAACACCTGCTTCTTGAAGTACCCGCGCACCTCTTCGACGACCTGGTGGGCGATGTTGGCCCGCGAGTCGAACATGGTGAGGAGGATGCCCTCCATCTTCAGGTCCGGGTTGAGGCCCTGCTTCACCAGGTCGATGGTGTGGGTCAGCTGGGAGAGCCCCTCGAGCGCGTAGTACTCGCACTGGAGCGGGATGAGGACGGAGTCCGCGGCGGCCAGCGCGTTGAGCGTCAGCAGGCCGAGCGACGGCGGACAGTCGATGATGATGTAGTCGTATTCGGGGGCCAGCGGGCGCAGGGCATCGCGGAGGCGGAACTCGCGGTTGTCCTGGTTGACCAGCTCGACCTCGGCGCCGGTGAGGTCCGGCGTGGCGGGCACCACCTGGAGGTAGCGCAGCTCCGTGGGGTGGAGCAGCTCCTTGATGGGCCGGTCATTGAGCAGCGCTTCGTAGATGGTGCCGGTGATGTTGTCCTGCTTGATGCCCAGACCACTGCCCGCGTTGCCCTGCGGGTCCATGTCCACCAGCAGCGTGCGGCGCTCCGCGGAGGCCAGGCTCGCG from Myxococcus xanthus encodes the following:
- a CDS encoding ParA family protein, with product MGRIICISNQKGGVGKTTTAINLAASLASAERRTLLVDMDPQGNAGSGLGIKQDNITGTIYEALLNDRPIKELLHPTELRYLQVVPATPDLTGAEVELVNQDNREFRLRDALRPLAPEYDYIIIDCPPSLGLLTLNALAAADSVLIPLQCEYYALEGLSQLTHTIDLVKQGLNPDLKMEGILLTMFDSRANIAHQVVEEVRGYFKKQVFEVIVPRNVRLSECPSFGKPIILYDIKSKGCESYLALGRELMKRDTPKSPRRRVA